The following coding sequences are from one Triticum aestivum cultivar Chinese Spring chromosome 5A, IWGSC CS RefSeq v2.1, whole genome shotgun sequence window:
- the LOC123104537 gene encoding putative F-box/kelch-repeat protein At3g17570, translating into MVMQLQRRRGSIHRHNQVMSCGASASATTRLPRDVIASILIRLPASDLRRSRRVCKEWRDAISDPSFIKAHMAHGPRPPTHTVVFAASSEQRAGRAFLLDEQWRLTARFNAGESQVLIGTCNGLLCFHDEIQGAVKVVEPFTGESIAVPVPKEPVWSRCALQYCFGYDATTRQYKIVHKGYQRQLKVFTVGADEEWRTVKIAHASWYEYGPACNGGAVYWSYEDNDHGGILKHARFDLATEEITSVESRRVDSQPIICHHSWWQRGEPCIIQIRWLVGDGGESTGGYWPHNMNPWRTRSISST; encoded by the coding sequence ATGGTGATGCAACTGCAACGCCGTCGCGGTTCCATCCATAGGCATAACCAAGTGATGTCCTGCGGTGCCAGCGCGAGCGCCACCACGCGCCTCCCGCGAGACGTGATCGCCAGCATCCTGATCCGCCTCCCGGCGAGCGACCTCCGCCGCTCCCGCCGCGTCTGCAAGGAGTGGCGCGATGCCATCTCCGATCCATCGTTCATCAAAGCGCACATGGCGCACGGACCACGGCCCCCAACCCACACCGTCGTGTTCGCGGCCTCCTCCGAGCAGCGTGCCGGCCGCGCTTTCCTCTTGGACGAGCAGTGGCGACTCACGGCGAGGTTTAACGCCGGCGAATCACAGGTCCTGATAGGGACGTGCAACGGCCTGCTCTGCTTCCACGACGAAATCCAGGGCGCCGTCAAGGTCGTAGAACCCTTCACCGGCGAGTCGATCGCCGTTCCGGTGCCGAAAGAACCGGTGTGGAGCCGCTGCGCACTGCAGTACTGCTTCGGCTACGACGCCACCACTAGGCAATACAAGATTGTCCACAAAGGCTACCAGCGTCAGCTGAAGGTGTTCACCGTCGGAGCAGACGAGGAGTGGAGGACCGTGAAGATCGCCCATGCCTCCTGGTACGAGTACGGCCCGGCGTGCAACGGCGGAGCCGTATACTGGAGTTACGAGGACAATGATCACGGCGGGATCCTTAAGCACGCGCGCTTCGACCTGGCGACGGAGGAGATCACGTCGGTCGAGAGCCGGCGGGTGGACAGTCAGCCGATCATTTGCCATCATTCGTGGTGGCAGCGCGGTGAGCCGTGCATCATCCAGATAAGGTGGTTGGTCGGTGACGGCGGTGAGTCCACGGGCGGCTATTGGCCGCATAACATGAACCCATGGCGTACGAGGTCGATTTCGTCCACCTGA